The following is a genomic window from Carassius auratus strain Wakin chromosome 15, ASM336829v1, whole genome shotgun sequence.
TTAGGGCAGATGAGATCATCATTCCAAATTTCCATAAACAACTTCAGGATATCTTCAGaatgtgaatgaaaatgaatcatGAATATAAACTAATTATACTAGCAAGAAATGACCAATAAAATCAAGTGCTTTATCTTAGCTGCAAGGTTGGGCCAAACtgacattttaagaaatgttctccTTTCAGTTCATTAatatgaatttgaattgaattgccCCCGCCTCACAGTGGCTGAATTAGAATTGACTCAATGCCTCACTCACAAAAACAGTCTTTCATCACCGACTACTGACATAACAATGTAACTGTTAAAAAGAGTCACTGCCACTAACAAAATTCAAGAATTAAAAAATGATTCAAATTCAATCCAAAACTTATTTGTCACAGATTACTGTTCAACTAGAATGGAATGTCAGCTTGCATTCTAACATTGTTCATTATTATAGCAGTGGAATACATTTCCATCCACCCATTCTATACAACATTTGTCTTCCGaatacattttattctatttaaatctTTTTCCTTAATTCAGGAGTCAAATAGAAATGTAAGTGCATTCTCAGGTCAGTACCACACAGCTCTGATTTATGGGAGCATGTTtctgttacaaaataaaaaacagcttttaaacaataaataaacttgTAAGTTAACGTCTCACAATTCGGACTTTTCTAAAAGTCGAAATCGtcagaaataaactcagaattgcaagaaaaaagtccgAATCATGAGATAAAAGTTGCAATTTTTAATCTGTGGTGGAAAGAAGTTTCCATACTGATTAGCTCTTTCTGTGCACAACAATTTTATAAAGTTTCTATTTCTCTACACACTACATGCTTGTTCTACagacttttctctctttttctccctctgTTAGTGCAAGGACATGTTTTGATCACTAGCGATGTCTGAGAATTATAGCGGTGAGGCTCATTTCATCTTAGTTTACAGATATGGTGATGAACTGATTCAGGCAACTCACAGCCGCTTTCATTAGAGGTGTCAAATAATTCTTTAATCAATGACAGAGATGCAAACTCTAGTCGGGGACCTCAGACCATCAAGAGGTTTCTGAGTCCCTCGGCTTGCCTGAGGACACACATTAATCAGAGGCAGCTCAGAAAGCTCTGCCAGCCAACTCAGGAGATGTGAACTGTGGATGAGGCTGACCTGTGCTATATTGCTTCTTTCTGTCAGTTTTATCGCATAAACCAGAGAAAATGCCAATATTTTAttggtttaaacatttttatagtgGCTAAAGCTGTTGCAAATTGACTCCCGCAGACTTGCAGATGAGAAAGACAGGTGGTTGTGGTGTTACTATGTATATTTCGACCCTAAAGatattagtaatatgcaatgcTTGCCAGAGTGTTTCTGGCAAGTAACTAACTATTGCACATTTGCAAGCAAACATTGTAGGTCTGCACACAAGATGCATTGTTCTACAATTAGCAGAGCGTTTAGTTGTCCATGTCTGTCCTCCCAGGTGGTGGGAGAGTGGCGGTTCAGCACAATCCATTGTGACATCTTTGTCACCCTGGACGTGATGATGTGTACAGCGAGCATACTCAATCTATGTGCCATCAGTATCGACAGGTAGGTGTTTCTGCACTGCCATTATAAGAGTGGTCTAATGCTGACCAAGACACCATTTGGAGCTCAGCTCAAAAGAGGGACCAACTCAGCTTCAGCACAACTGAATATAGACCGGATGTGGTGCTGATGTTGTTGTTATATATAGACGGCAACAACTTCATTGTACATTGTCACTTACAATGTCACATGAGCTCAGAATCGTAAGAAATACTTGTGAGATCAATAGCGGTTCATACTAAACGTCTCTCTATTTATATAGTAAGTAATCAGATACTAGAAGGAAAGTCTTAAAAGGATTACAGAGGTCATGGGATTGGGAAGCACCTATATGTGGTTCTATACTGTTCATCATAGGTCACATGATTGCAGGTATATTTGGAAAATTGTGTGCAGAGGTATGTAGGAATATGATACAGATCATATAATGCCTTTAAGATAACAACAAATCAAATGTTCTTGTATCTCCCACAGGTACACAGCTGTAGCCATGCCTATGTTGTACAACACACGCTACAGCTCCAAGAGGAGAGTCACAGTAATGATTTCTGTTGTCTGGATTCTGTCTTTTGCTATATCATGTCCACTGCTGTTTGGACTCAATAATACTGGTAAATATGGGTGAAAAAATATTCACTAACTAAATGCCAGGCCAGCACTATTTGCTaggtcagggtttttttttttttttttccgaaaaGGAATGCATACTTCTattccacaaggatgcactgaattgatcaaaaatgacagtaaagatatttactgTATAATGATACAAATTATTTCTGTCAAACGAATGCTATTCTTTGGaacttttttattaatcaaagaatcctggaaaaatgtatcacttttttttttttttacaaaagcacaactgttttcaccaCTGAAAATAagtcttgagcatcaaatcagcatattactaTGATTTCTGTGGataatttgacactgaagactcgagtgatggttgctgaaaatatatattttttttcttaaattttttttaaacattcacatagaaaacatttgttttaaattgtaataatattttataatattactgttttactttattatttttttatcaaactaATTGGTGAGTGtcagagacttaaaaaaaaatcttgccaatcccaaacatttgaacaataatatattttacatgttttagTAGCGCTGTCAATCAATTACACTTTGTAATTCAATGATatactgattaattaatcaaattaaaggcAATTCACTGCATGCATTTGTGGAGAAATGCCTTGAATTAAATTATAGACTTTAAATTATTGTGTGAGGCATTATGAAAGAtagaaagataaaatataatCTAGTGTTTTATAACTGTAAGCTTATCTCTGACCTACTGTCCACTACAGCGCACTTTGTATCACATTATATGCATTATTCTGCATGTGAATTAATAACCATAAGGAATATGATAGCTAAAATCTGTGTAAGTGGATCCTCTTGTCTTAAACTTGAAGAAATGGcttctgcttattaatattattatggcaCAACAGCTTGCACTTTAAGAGCTGAATTTACAGAGTATCAATGTCATTAAattgcatgcacactggtgttaGGGACAGCCAAAATTAAGTTAGGTCACCACTTCATTTAAAAGTTATATTTGAGGTAGTCATTTAATCAGCATTCTTCTACTTGAATGCTCATGCTGGGAGGATGAGGTCAGGGATTTGTAGGCATGAACAAAACTAATTATAATGTAAGAGTCTGGGAAGTGGAGTGTTATATTCCACAGTATTAAATACAAGTATTATGTCAGCTGCTGCATTGATAGCTTTATGCTTTTTCTCTGTGCCTCTTAATTTTTTAGTATGTAAAGAGAGAATTTTGAGAATTtttctccacaaaaatattttttttcctaggggggaaaaaatctaaattatctgtctacattttttttttactccattcatttttaataactttgtcTCCTGAGGTCATGTGGTACAACcaacattcaataaataaatataacaaaacaaacaatcatAAAACAGGAGTGCAAAGGAATAAGTTCACTTTTTAATGatgcataaaaaaatctaaaccaaattaaaccattatcaataaaatacaatcaaCACAAAGTATATTTAATAAGTGTTACATTTTTCACTTTCTGTAACATGTGCAGTCAAATATGTTACTGACCCAGAAATCTGTTTTACCTATCTTCTCAGTAAACTCCATTTTGTTtctataatacataatacatacaacaATGTCACTAATTTCCACTCTGTTTTTTCATTGCAGTCACTCATGACGATGCTCTGTGTGTGATCGCAAACCCTGCCTTTGTAGTGTACTCCTCTATTGTATCATTCTACGTCCCCTTCATCATAACACTACTAGTATACGTGCAGATCTACGTGGTACTGCGAAAGAGACGGAAACGTGTCAACACCAAACGCACATGCCCAGTTACAGACATGGATATGAGCTCGACATTAAAGGTGAGAACAGCTGCAGGAGGACAAAAGTTTCTACTTACTTGGCACTCCAGTAGAGTTAAGTGAACTGGGGTTGTTAAAAACTGCAGTGTCAATGAATTTCTAAGTAATTAATCAGCACTGCAATTCCCATTAGCTGTATATCAGTAATAGAGCAGTAGCAGTACATCACTAATGAACAGTTAGATAGTAGTAAATaatagcacaattttttttttttaatctgtgatcATAGCTTGTCTAGAATGACCTTCTCTGGTATTGATTCTGCCGACATACAGCAAATCAATGTGTGCCATGCAGGAAATGGCGGCTGCTTCATATGACTGTTATTATAATACATGGCTAGTCTTTGCATTCATTTACACGGAGCAATGACATCCAGGCTTCTCCATGGAGTGCATGCCACAGCAGAATAAATTCAATATAGCATTATTCAAAGAAACTGATAGCTTATCTACCCAGTCGTATGCTTCTGCACAAGGGCATCAGTGCATTATTGAGAGCCATTTGTGGTTAGGGAGTTCTCACACTGTGTCCTGACGGCATAAGTAAACATAGCATCTCCTATCAGTGGTTTTTGTCACTGCTGTGTCTCCTCCAAAGCATTCTGATGTGAAAACAGGCTTAGATCAACATCATGTTTATTTCAGGAGTGCTTTCATTTTGAAATGCAAAACTCGTCCTTATCCTTCTATACAGCAAGTGTCTTGTTTTCAAAATGCTGAAGTTTTGGATTTAGATCTGAAATTATCTTTAGATTGGCCACTTACGTATGCTTTGGAGATTGAGAATGCAAAGCTTTGGCAATCCTCagctaatttaaaatgttaaaggaTTTGAAAACTTTTCCTAGCGCATTACCTATAAACATGATCTATAAGCTGACATTTGCATAAAATATCACTGTGACTGAATGGAATTTCCAATCTTCCAGTTGCATGTTTCTATAATTGCAAATAAATTTAAACCGAACCCAGGGCGGGACAACTAATTTCTTTCTGGTCTTAATCTGTCAAAACAGTCTGGTGTTTCTCCCATGTGTTTCAGAAATGCACCCACCCTGATGATGTGAAGCTCTGCACTGTGATCGTCAAGTCCAGTGGGAATTTTCCTGTGAACAACAAAAACGTGGTACAGCCAATTTCACTTTTTCTTTCCAAATATTGCTCTTGACAGGATTCTTGAGCTTCTAACTGTTTGTCATATGTACCAGAAGTAATAACGACagatgacatttgagaaatgacagcaaatattaaatgttaatctCTGCATCCAGTCTAGACTTCATATAAAGTTATGTCGACTGAAACAATACACTGTTCTGTTATTAAATGAGCTGTTTGATAAAGTGAACCAATTCAAAGAATGAGCACTACAGCACTAATTTGAACCAAAATGActtctttttcatattttttgttagATCTTCATAAAGGAGGTGGTAAACAATGGCGATGACATCCAAATGGATGAAATGACAAACTTAAACCCTTCGAGACAGAGGAAGCAGGATCAGTCTGGTACAAGTCAACAACACAGCAGGCTGGTTAACTCTAATCTAAGAGAGACTGACATATCACCCCCATCGCCTGAAGCTGGTGTCAAACCTGAAAGAAATGGCAACACCAGCAATATCACCAAAGGGGCCAAAGCATTTGAGATCCAGGTCTCCCCCACCGGCAAAACACAGACATCGGTCAAGACTCTTAACAAACGCAAAATCTCCCAGCAGAAGGAGAAGAAGGCTACTCAAATGTTGGCTATTGTCCTTGGTAAGTGTtgctttaaaatactttaatggtgaagtgtgtaattcgttttttttttttacacaaaaattaagttaaatattttggTTGATTATCTCAtaagtgtaaacactgtggcaCTTTTAAAACATTGCTTTGTATTTCGTCATTACAACcagcagggttgccagatctGTGTAACAAAATTAGTCCAATGGCCAATCAAAACTAGGTCAATGACCCAAGCCCAAATATCAAAACtcaacatgtatatattttacagtcactgttatgcATTTGTAGCTTACTATATCGCAGCAATCGTAAACACTGTTAGTCTTTGTAAaggtagggtgaccatatgcgccgttcatacggtgacacgtcccagccaggattttaataatgcctaaaacatccagagcagtttgaccaataacatgcaggtattgtacataatcgaccaatcgtggggctgcgtgtgagaaggtgagatctagagggaacaatCAAAGGAAAGTTCGATttacttgaagcgtcgctgcgcacaatgcttcaagtcaaatgaacgaacaaacacgtgaaagcgaTTCAAAAGTataaggagccatctgctctgctctttatatcTTTCATGAATGTAACACAAcaatcaacctgcacagtgcaaatagccaaaacctggatattttaggcaatattaaaatcctggctgggacgtgtcccgtatggacggcgcatatggtcaccctctGTAAAGGAcctcatttacatttagcagatgctttcatccaaatgAGTAAGTTCCCTACCAGTGTCCCTCCCTCACAAAACTTTTAAGATCTAGCACAGTTAAATAATCTGTCAAACCTTTAACCGGCAGAGAAAAAACAGTATCCCACAGCAACAGATGAAAAGTAGCCCAGTTTTAAGGGAAGACTCTAGACATAGCATCCTCAAAAGCCGGCCTGACAACAGCAACACTGATACAGCCAATGGTGTGACTCTCGGGGCAGTATTATCTGTTTTTTCAGCCAAAAGCATACATTCAGATTATTGTGTTTGATTTCTGCAGTTTCATTTGATGAAGCTAATGGTGTGAAAATTACTCACTTCAGCGTTAACGATACTGTTTGAATTCATTTAATTGAATAATGTACATATGTACCcctaaatgaaatgttttatataggTTTTTTAACTAAAATTTCCCACCCAAACTGAATTATTAACTCTgtgtgctttattttcaggtgtGTTTATCATCTGCTGGCTGCCGTTCTTCATCACGCACATTGTGAACACCTACTGCCAGGTCCCTCCTGAACTCTACACTGCCTTCACGTGGCTGGGCTACGTGAACAGTGCTGTAAATCCCATCATATACACCACTTTCAACATTGAGTTTCGCAAAGCTTTCATTAAGATTTTACACTGTTGAAAGAGAACTCACTTCACCGGAGCAGAAGGGATAGAAATGACACTGTACCTCATCGGCAGTGGACACACTGTAAAActtcaaaataaagattttaaattgGATCCCATGTGGACTGTGGCCTGGGGGCTACATCTCTTGCATTTCACAGAGATGAAAATTAAAGGAATGTATATAAATTGtatgtattataaaaatgattttgttgCAAGATCATACCGcccagaaaataaaagaaaaacacatagaAAATCCCTGGGGGAGATGTGCTTAAAGCAGTATTTTCAGCACAGACAATTGTTTGGAATTGCTTCAAGCAATTCCTTTGCATATCTGTTTGTcagtattatcattattttgattatttgctCAAAACCTAAATGTAACTAGGTggaaacagcattttaaatcatagcAGTACATACTGTGATACAAACAAATGCTTTTGTAACCAATAGGCCATGCATTGCATGGAGGTTGTAATTTGTTTGCTGAAAAGCTTATGCCAGTCATGTCTGCAATGTTATGTCCCACGTTTATAATGTTTGTTAGGTGTTCTCTCAGAAAACTAACAGCAGGCAGAAACCTTAAATAATACATTCAGCACAAACAGCAAATCTGTAATCAACTAAATTTTTTTGTACCAATATCAGCATTTGTGCCACATCTAGAGCAAAGTGGATTTAACATAAAAAGCAGagataacaaatacattttcattaaaatgctttgatatatatatataaaaaaaaacattaaacgtCATTTGTCAGCCTTCCTGGTGAAAGCATTAAACACTGCAGCTCTTTGTTTTGGCCTCGAGGAGGTAAAGATAATACTGATGAAGTGAAAGGAGAGGATAAGGACGAACTGCATGCAGTCACTGACGTAATGAGtgtacatttaaatttagattttttttttactatttattatgtttatatgcatAACTTTTCATGCTTTATATGACACACTTTGAATGTGATGGGCCTGTCGTTACATTGTAATGCATGTTCTCATAAGATGTATGTGGCACAATGATATAAGCTTATGAATAAAGTAATTGTGCACTGACAGTTTGCCGTATTATGACAGATGTTTTTAGTGAGACAACCCAACAAAATCTGAAATCAATCTCTTGATTTATCGCTGTAAACCCTGGAAGAACTATAGGAACAGACTTTCCTGCAAACTTCATGGAGCAAAAGAACACTAGAGCCATAAAACAAAGTTTTGAGTCCCTGGCCTGAGGGCTGAGTCAACTGATGTGGCACAGATCAAGCATTTGTTATGAATGCATGTTCTGTGGACAACACAATGATATTAGCCCCATGGCAACCATCTGTGGAAACAGCTGATGATCAGCATGCTGCTTTTTGCTGGCTACGCATTTAGGCTACTGCTAAACTCTAGGCTTCACAAAGGTTGTGTAGTTTAGATGTAGTTTTTGTTGTCAGAATCCTTATAAGAATTGGAAATCCCTGGAAAAAATCATAGATTTTCATCATCATAGGGAATATAGAAAAATAATCCATCTCTGAATCCAAAATTGAGGTAAAAGATCCACACATAGTGAAAATAAGGTAACTTGATGACTCCAGTTGAATAATTGATGTCTTCTGAAGCTAAATGATAGGCCAActgatatatgtgtgtatttgtttgacaGTTGGGCAAGcagtttatagtaaaaaaaaaaaaagttaaaatactaATTTTCTTTCATTGATTCATCAACTGGGGTCATATGCATTACAGTTGTGATTGTTTTGCGTGGATTTTGAAGCATTAACTTCAAGTGTCACATACAAATGCGTTATATGGAATCacagagattattattattattattatttttttcctttatgcTTGTGTTCATCTGTAGAAAAAAAGTCATATGCTGTACATCTGGTAGGCTATGGCATAAATAATGAGAgcatgttcatttttggatggagTATCCTATTAAGGTCCCACGCATTTAACTGGCTCACAACAATCCTGAGCCATAaaaaggcctatatatatataggtaaagcGACACTGTAAATCTTCAGCCTGTGTTGATTGTGAAGCACAGATCACTGTCAAAACTCTCAGGGCCAGGCAGTGACAGTCTTAAGAGGAGATTAAACCAGTGATGTTCGACCCTCAACACCAGGGATGTGTATGGCACTAgtcatttatttcacatttgcaAATAAAATCTGTCAAGATAATTTTTTTCACCACTCGTCTGCATTGCAATCGCTAATGTGGCTGGATGTGAAAGTGCTGCATGTGAATAATGATTTTGCTCTGAAAATGAGAGACACTTGAGCAAAGTAAACTTCCCACTTGGCTTTTCAAAAGAAACAGATTAAGAACTTAAAATTCTTCAAGCTTCATTAGCCGACTAAATTACCTGTTAAAAATAACTTGTTAGCACGGCCGCTAACAACAGCCTGGTAATTTGCACTAAAAATTCCTCAATGCAAAGTATGA
Proteins encoded in this region:
- the LOC113115093 gene encoding D(2)-like dopamine receptor; translation: MEVFTEYAYNESFFENASQGFNGTEQGKRHQYNYYAMLLTLLIFVIVFGNVLVCMAVSREKALQTTTNYLIVSLAVADLLVATLVMPWVVYLEVVGEWRFSTIHCDIFVTLDVMMCTASILNLCAISIDRYTAVAMPMLYNTRYSSKRRVTVMISVVWILSFAISCPLLFGLNNTVTHDDALCVIANPAFVVYSSIVSFYVPFIITLLVYVQIYVVLRKRRKRVNTKRTCPVTDMDMSSTLKKCTHPDDVKLCTVIVKSSGNFPVNNKNVIFIKEVVNNGDDIQMDEMTNLNPSRQRKQDQSGTSQQHSRLVNSNLRETDISPPSPEAGVKPERNGNTSNITKGAKAFEIQVSPTGKTQTSVKTLNKRKISQQKEKKATQMLAIVLGVFIICWLPFFITHIVNTYCQVPPELYTAFTWLGYVNSAVNPIIYTTFNIEFRKAFIKILHC